One Oncorhynchus kisutch isolate 150728-3 linkage group LG13, Okis_V2, whole genome shotgun sequence DNA window includes the following coding sequences:
- the LOC109884198 gene encoding hepatic leukemia factor-like isoform X1, with protein sequence MSRQLTQLLTPDLPAGASPQFGNCNQSGGSISGGHLNSMASLKSLLQHPMKGDRAILKDCCDVKDKDRTITDMDEDSLGGGNGGCNMRSGSSGVSSSNSNVSGGGAGGFNQSAFLGPLLWERTLPVEGGLFQLQYMDLEEFLTENGMGGVHGQNSSSTAQIPSQSSQSAVPNQSSQCPPSSPPPCSSASSSSSSSSPSLIGLEVAQSNMQGGLDYGGSQSSMNDDCGSPGSSVSSSSCTPLMTPTSNGPDVMGGFEPDAADVALSSVPGQDAFDPRRHRFSEDELKPQPMIKKARKMLVPADLKVGSQRDDKYWSRRCKNNEAAKRSRDARRLKENQISVRAAFLERENQALRQEVADMRKELGRCRNILNKYENRHGDQ encoded by the exons ATGTCCAGGCAGCTCACCCAGCTCCTGACCCCGGACCTCCCAGCCGGCGCTAGCCCACAGTTCGGGAATTGCAACCAGTCTGGTGGCTCCATCAGCGGTGGACACCTCAACTCCATGGCTAGTTTgaaatccctcctgcagcatccGATGAAGGGAGACCGTGCAATTCTCAAAGACTGCTGCGACGTTAAAG ACAAAGACAGAACCATCACAGACATGGATGAGGACTCCTTGGGTGGCGGGAACGGCGGCTGCAACATGCGTAGCGGCAGCAGCGGGgtgagcagcagcaacagtaacgtcagtggaggaggagctggaggattTAACCAGTCTGCGTTCCTGGGACCCCTCCTGTGGGAGAGGACCCTGCCAGTGGAAGGAGGCCTCTTCCAGCTGCAGTACATGGACCTGGAGGAATTCCTCACAGAGAACGGCATGGGCGGAGTCCACGGCCAGAACAGTTCCAGTACAGCCCAGATCCCATCCCAGAGTTCCCAGTCGGCGGTGCCCAATCAGAGTTCCCAGTGCCCCCCCTCATCGCCCCCACCCTGCTCTTcagcctcctcctcatcatcctcatcttCCCCATCGCTCATCGGCCTGGAGGTGGCCCAGTCCAACATGCAGGGAGGACTTGACTATG GAGGCAGTCAATCGAGCATGAACGACGACTGCGGCTCGCCCggttcctctgtctcctcttcgtCCTGCACTCCTCTCATGACGCCCACATCCAACGGTCCAGACGTGATGGGGGGCTTTGAACCCGACGCGGCCGATGTGGCTCTGTCCAGCGTGCCCGGCCAGGACGCCTTCGACCCCCGCAGACACCGCTTCAGCGAGGACGAACTCAAACCACAGCCCATGATCAAGAAGGCCCGCAAGATGCTGGTGCCAGCAGACCTCAAGGTTGGTAGTCAGAGA GATGATAAGTACTGGTCCCGGCGGTGTAAGAACAACGAGGCAGCCAAGCGTTCTCGTGATGCGCGGCGCTTGAAGGAAAACCAGATCTCGGTCCGCGCCGCcttcctggagagagagaaccaggcaCTCAGACAGGAAGTGGCTGACATGAGGAAGGAGCTCGGTCGCTGCCGCAACATTCTCAACAAATATGAGAATCGCCATGGAGACcagtga
- the LOC116353140 gene encoding zinc finger protein 865-like translates to MKIQILSSLKVPVKRFSCSICPHAMFARQAGLLAHRAAKHTQRVLSPQERLCCGVCGKQSHRLLEAFIHRATHRARGSFSCRRCSARFWNAPLLRRHKVTCRHRAKGLPRGGAIRLKLSKRAGERKSREEQGEMSHSLLTEYRY, encoded by the coding sequence ATGAAGATACAAATCCTGTCATCTCTCAAAGTCCCAGTGAAACGTTTTTCCTGCTCCATCTGTCCCCACGCCATGTTCGCCCGCCAGGCCGGCCTGCTAGCCCACAGGGCAGCTAAACACACCCAGAGAGTCCTGTCCCCCCAGGAGCGTCTGTGCTGCGGTGTGTGTGGGAAGCAGTCTCACAGGCTCCTGGAAGCCTTCATCCACCGGGCGACTCATCGCGCCCGAGGGTCCTTCTCCTGCAGACGCTGCTCTGCTCGCTTCTGGAACGCCCCCCTCCTCCGCAGGCACAAGGTGACCTGCCGACATAGGGCCAAGGGACTTCCACGAGGTGGCGCTATCCGCCTGAAGTTGTCCAAGAGGGcgggggagaggaagagcagagaggagcagggggagatgTCGCACTCCCTGCTTACAGAGTACAGATACTGA
- the LOC109884198 gene encoding hepatic leukemia factor-like isoform X2, whose amino-acid sequence MSRQLTQLLTPDLPAGASPQFGNCNQSGGSISGGHLNSMASLKSLLQHPMKGDRAILKDCCDVKDKDRTITDMDEDSLGGGNGGCNMRSGSSGVSSSNSNVSGGGAGGFNQSAFLGPLLWERTLPVEGGLFQLQYMDLEEFLTENGMGGVHGQNSSSTAQIPSQSSQSAVPNQSSQCPPSSPPPCSSASSSSSSSSPSLIGLEVAQSNMQGGLDYGGSQSSMNDDCGSPGSSVSSSSCTPLMTPTSNGPDVMGGFEPDAADVALSSVPGQDAFDPRRHRFSEDELKPQPMIKKARKMLVPADLKDDKYWSRRCKNNEAAKRSRDARRLKENQISVRAAFLERENQALRQEVADMRKELGRCRNILNKYENRHGDQ is encoded by the exons ATGTCCAGGCAGCTCACCCAGCTCCTGACCCCGGACCTCCCAGCCGGCGCTAGCCCACAGTTCGGGAATTGCAACCAGTCTGGTGGCTCCATCAGCGGTGGACACCTCAACTCCATGGCTAGTTTgaaatccctcctgcagcatccGATGAAGGGAGACCGTGCAATTCTCAAAGACTGCTGCGACGTTAAAG ACAAAGACAGAACCATCACAGACATGGATGAGGACTCCTTGGGTGGCGGGAACGGCGGCTGCAACATGCGTAGCGGCAGCAGCGGGgtgagcagcagcaacagtaacgtcagtggaggaggagctggaggattTAACCAGTCTGCGTTCCTGGGACCCCTCCTGTGGGAGAGGACCCTGCCAGTGGAAGGAGGCCTCTTCCAGCTGCAGTACATGGACCTGGAGGAATTCCTCACAGAGAACGGCATGGGCGGAGTCCACGGCCAGAACAGTTCCAGTACAGCCCAGATCCCATCCCAGAGTTCCCAGTCGGCGGTGCCCAATCAGAGTTCCCAGTGCCCCCCCTCATCGCCCCCACCCTGCTCTTcagcctcctcctcatcatcctcatcttCCCCATCGCTCATCGGCCTGGAGGTGGCCCAGTCCAACATGCAGGGAGGACTTGACTATG GAGGCAGTCAATCGAGCATGAACGACGACTGCGGCTCGCCCggttcctctgtctcctcttcgtCCTGCACTCCTCTCATGACGCCCACATCCAACGGTCCAGACGTGATGGGGGGCTTTGAACCCGACGCGGCCGATGTGGCTCTGTCCAGCGTGCCCGGCCAGGACGCCTTCGACCCCCGCAGACACCGCTTCAGCGAGGACGAACTCAAACCACAGCCCATGATCAAGAAGGCCCGCAAGATGCTGGTGCCAGCAGACCTCAAG GATGATAAGTACTGGTCCCGGCGGTGTAAGAACAACGAGGCAGCCAAGCGTTCTCGTGATGCGCGGCGCTTGAAGGAAAACCAGATCTCGGTCCGCGCCGCcttcctggagagagagaaccaggcaCTCAGACAGGAAGTGGCTGACATGAGGAAGGAGCTCGGTCGCTGCCGCAACATTCTCAACAAATATGAGAATCGCCATGGAGACcagtga